The Anolis sagrei isolate rAnoSag1 chromosome 6, rAnoSag1.mat, whole genome shotgun sequence genome includes the window TTAtattcttgttttcttctgccagtGCTCTAACATATCTTTTGCTTAAGTCAAGTATTTGTTCACGCAGCTCAGCACTGCTTTGTTGCCTTGGATGTTGAAAGGTATAGCGCAGCAACATTATGCCCCAGATAAAGCCAAACACCAGCAACAGTAAGCTCAATTTCTGGGACACATTTTTCCTTGAAAATGCAAAAAACATTTCTGAACAGGCCAAAGTTGTAAACATCAAGGTACTAAGGCTGAAGTCActgtattttcattgctgcttctttTTAAATCTTCACAGTTTAGTTATCCTTCTTGTGAAATCATTCTGTATCCTTTTTCCAGCAGATATGCTTGATTCCTGtaatatttttttcaagaaaTATGATCAGTAAAAATATCTTAAATCTtttcaaactacaaaacccaaacaactatgtATTTGTCTAGAATACATTATAACAAAAGAATAGTCCGAGTGTTGTAACAAATGCCTATGATCACAGGAAAAAGGCAACTTAACAGGAGGGATGccaaaaatacaatttaatagTAAATAATTCCATACAATATTTTAAGTAACTTGTGTATGATACAAAGTTGTCagatatgtatgtggatatgtttgGATTATTTCTGGATTGCAGATTTTCAAATAAGAGAAGCCATTTGAATGTTGGTCTAacggtgcaactacactgtagcattaatgtagtttgatgcctGTTTCAACAGCCTCTGTTCaatgtgatgggatcctgggatttgtagtctagtGAGGCACCAGTTCCCTTGgcggcccccggtggcacaatgcccttctgccgacaggactgctgaccaaaaggtcagtggtttgtatccggggagctgggtgagctcccgtctgtcagctccagcttctcatgtggggccATAAGTGAAGCCTCCCACGTGCTGGTAtaacatccgggtgtctcctgggcaatgtccttgcagacggccaattctctcacaccagaagccacttgcagtttctcaagttgcttctgacacacacacacacaaaaatagctcacaacctctgaggatggttgccgtagatgcaggcaaaacgtcaggagagaatactttgagaacatggccatatagcctgaaaaaacctacaacaacccaaaaaaaatAAGTGTTTCTAAAACGAAAACTTCTGTGACAGGACTCTGGGTGCCTTCAGTTGTCATAGCTCAattctatgggatcctgggaattggagTTCAAAAGActcaagccttctctgccaaaaagtgctagtgcctcaccgaTGTGAAACCTTCACAATTAcaaagcagttcaagtggtgtcaaactgcattgattctacagtgtagatgcaccttcagggAGACTAGGATTTGAATCCTTCCTCtgccatgggaattctctgggtgaccttgcaagtcacactctttcagcctcagagaaagaaaaaagtaatccCTCTCTGACCCCCAACAGAGTCACCATAGAATTTGATTACGGCTTTTTAACCCTGTTTCTTTAACCCTGTTTTAATATTGTGTGATCTGTTATCATTGTCTTCGTgtgatttggtttttttaaaatttactgaatgttccattttatttatttggaattgcttagtctattgttgtattttatggcattgaatatttgccttttatgttgtgaattgccctgagtccctatgggaagATAGGGAGagacagaaataaagttttacttacttacttatttagcataaatcagaaacaactcaaagagttggttgctgtgagttttccgagttgtatggccacattccagaagcatttcctcctggGGTTTCTGCGTATGGAacattttacttattattatttatttcaaagttttctataccgagcttctcacctcattgagggactcagcccggtttccaaccataaaacacatacaatcagtaaaaataTCATGATTCATAATTACAGTAGcacattaaaataacaaatatatttaaacatggtgataaCATGGTGATAAGttcccggaaaactcatagcaacccagtgattctagaggccatgaaagccttcgacaagaagagtgcttctacattgtagaatcaatgcagtctgacaccacttcaattgccatagctcagtgctatggaatcctgggagttgtaggttgatTAGGCCGcagtcctctttggcagagatggcatTGTAAAACTCcagttcccatgatttcatagcagacagccatggcagtcaaagtggtgccaaactgcattaattctacagtgcagatactcaatgtattgtcggaggctttcatggccacaatcactgggttgttgtgagtttttcgggctgtatggacatgttccagaaacattctctcctgacgtttcacctgtatttatggcagaggttgtgaggtctattggaaactctGTAGacctctcaatctctgaggatgcctgccatagatgcaagccaaatgtcaggagagaatgcttctggaacatggccacacagcctggaaaactcacaacaaaccagtgtagatgctccccaaAGAACAACCACAACAACTAATCTATTGCAGAAACTATAAGGAAAACAGAACGACATAGGAAGAGGGAGGTTTTTGCATGCACATGAGGGTCTTGGAAGGAAAGCGATAGGAGAGGGTTTTATTTGGGGGAAGTTGCAACACAGAGAAACAAACACGATGGGAGAGCATGGGAGTCATCAAAGCAGTTAGGGAAAGACCATAGACACACACGGGGGGGACTCGTACCTTCAAAGAGCCGCTGCTGGGAGCCCCAAAGGGCCACTCGCTCGCCCCCAGCATGTCTTTCTCCCTTAAAGCATAGCTGCCATCCCATTCAAGATAAGGTGGCCCGCCCTTCCGGCCTCCAGCCTCCTCCTCGGCCTCTCCGATTCACTCAGAATGGGTTCCCATGCATCCCCTCTCCTTCTGCCAAGCAGCCTCCTTCTCCCCCTGCGCTCCTCCCGATTTGGTTCCGCCCATGGCCTGCCCAGCCCTCCTTACTGCGCCGCTCCGAGAGGAAAGGAGTCCTGCTCCATCGGCCGCACACCGCACTTCCGGCTCCCAGTGGAAAGAGGATGAATGCTCACCATAGGCGGGCAAGAGTCCCCTCTCCACTTGGCCAACATGGAGGCGTCCTAGCACTTCCTACTTTTCCTATTTAGAAGAAGAAAAGACGACGTCAGCTTGGGAAACACCGCCCACTCTCATAGGAGTTGTTTTTCCAAAGTtcctgcagtggttctcaacttgtgggtccccagatgttttggcctacaactcccagaaatcccagccagtttaccagctgttaggatttctgggagttgaaggccaaaacacctggggacccacaggttgagaaccattgctgtgtagctagaccagtgtttctcaacctttctaatgctgcgaccccttaatacagttcctcatgttgtggtgacaaccataacattattttcgttgctacttcataactacttttgctactgttatgaatcatcatgtaaatatctgatatgcaggatgtattttcattcactggatcaaatttggcacaaatacccgattcactattccccatagtcacctacggatgtgagagctggaccatagggaaggctgagcgaaggaagatagatgcttttgaactgtggtgctggaggaaagttctgagagtgtcttgggccacgagaagatccaaccagtgcaAACTtgaagaaataaagcctggctgctcattggagggaagaatagtagaggccaaaacgacgtactttggccacatcatgagaagaaaggaaagcttagagaagagtatgatgctagggaaaatggaaagaaaa containing:
- the CCDC126 gene encoding coiled-coil domain-containing protein 126; this translates as MFTTLACSEMFFAFSRKNVSQKLSLLLLVFGFIWGIMLLRYTFQHPRQQSSAELREQILDLSKRYVRALAEENKNIMNGGNGVAMAGYADLKRTIAVLLDDILQRLVRLENRLEKVDYMVVNGSTTNTTNGNLMPETKRVNTASNIR